The region AATCGACGGTTCATCCGGGCTTCGGGAAGGGTACGAACGGGTATCCATGATGATAGCCTGTGATTCCCCTTCAATGAAGAACGCACTCATGCCGGATAACACTTTGTTGATGCTCTCGCTGAACAGCTCGCCTTTCTCCACCTGAACATGGGGAATATATTCACTCATGAAGCTGGCGACGACATCGGTCGATACATTTTCAGGGGTCAGATAGGTCAGGCGCTTCAGAATTTCATCGATAATCGTATCCTTGGCGAAGCCGCTGATGCAGAGCAGTGCTGCGCGTTTTCCGCCGAAGGACATTTCCCTGAACACAATATCGAAGGATGAGCCCAGCCCAAGCACCTCGGTCAGTGTATTCTTGGCATCCGCAAGTGATTGCGGGATCTTGTCATTGCCTTGCCAATACGTAATCGACTGCTCCAGGGAGTCAGAGCGTTCATTGTCCCTTTTTTGCTGCATGGGGTCCTTGGGCTTGCTTGCAGAATCCGCTCCCTGACCGGCTTTGGCCTTCTTGGGGGCGGACTGCTTAGGTGCGGACTGCTTCGGCTGCTGTGGCTGACCAGCTTCCTGACTGTCCTCCTGATCCTCAGACTCTTCATCATCTCCAAATAATCTGGCAAAAAAGCCTTTATGGCTCTTATCCGGCGTCTGCGCCCCCAGTTCGTCCGAGGTTTCCATGTCCTGTGACTTGTCTCTGCCGTCCTCATGGGCTCCATCTTCCAGGCCGGAATCCGCACCTGAATGTTCCGTCACTGAATGTTCCGTCCCTGCCTGCGCAGCTTCTGACTGCTCGGTTGTACCGGCTCCTTCAGCATCCGCTGATTCCGGGCCTGCAAAACCGGCGGAGGCAGAATCTCCGGCAAAATGCGCGTCCTGCTGCGAATGGTCATTTGTTTGGTCAGTTGCCTGGTCTCCCTTCCCGGATTCCGCAGACGCTTCCTCCGGCTGACCGGACTTACCCAGTTCATCCGCAGCTTCCATCTCCTGATTCGGTCCATCCGTATTGCCGGAGCCGTCCCCGGCCTGCTCCTCCGGCCCGGCATCGTCGCCGAACAGACTGCTGAAGAACCCTTTGATCCCTCCGCCGGACGATTCCTGATCGTCTCCGTCCCCGGATGCGGGATCGTCCTCGGTGCGGGACTCATCATCTGTAGCCGCAGCACTCTGAGCGCCCTCAGCCACACTTTCTCCAGACGCAGCATCTTTCCCGCTAACAGCCCCAGTGTCTCCAGGTGCAGCATTCTTATCACCGCTTGCTTCATTATCCCCAGACACAGCACTCTGACCGCCGTCATCCTCACCTTCTCCAGCTGCTGCGTTCTTACCGCCGCTATCCTCCCCGCCGGTATTGGACGGAGCATCCAGGCCCGAAGGGCTCTCCTTCCCGCCCTCAATCGGGCGTGTCACCGCGCCCAGCTCCGCTGACGCCTCCAGCTCCTGCCCCTTGCTACTCTGGGACGCAGGCGCTTGCTCTTCCTGCTCTGGCGACTGCTGCCCCGTCACCGCGCCCAGCTCCTGACCCTTGCTACTCTGGGACGCTGCCGGTTGCTCTGCTTGCTCCGGTGACTTCTGCTCCGTGCTCTGCTCCGCAGAACGGTCTTTCTTTTTATCCGTCTCTACCGGATCACCGCTGTGAATATATCTCACTCCCTAGCCCCCTTTACTGTTGATAGACAAACCAGTCGAACAACGAGCCCGCCACCTTGCCGCATACCATCGCCATTAAGAGACCAAGCAGCAGATGGGTCATATGCAGACGTTTGGCCAGGATCGGCAGGACATTGAGCACCTCAGTCAGTGCCGCGGCCAGCATGCCGATGAATATGCCGTTGAACAGGCCGACCCCCAGCTCAATTAGCGGACCGGCCGCCATTTTCCAGTTCCAGAAGTCACTCACCGTCCCCAGCAGGGAACCGCCGACCATCGCTCCCTCATACCAGTGAACCTTGTCATAGGAGGAGGTGAGCTGTGCCAGCCGGGGAATGATATCCAGCACTACGAATAGCGCAATCACCCCGCCTCCCACCGCGATTCCCCCGGCAATCCCGAGCAGCAGATGAAGTCCGAGCGACAACGGTGCCGTCATGCGCCCCCCTCCCGGCTGCCGGGTGCCTCGTCACTGCGGCGTTTCATTTTGCGGTACTCCTCGTTGATTACATATTGATCGATATTCTTCTGATACAGGAACATTTCCACCTCAAGGGGAGTCGGCTCCTCATTCCATTTCTTTTTGAACAAATGATTGAAAAAAATGACCATCCCAAGCCCGATGCCCAGCGAATAGGCAATCTGAAACAGATAAGGATGCTCGTCCCTGCGGCCGGTCAGCATCTCCACAATCCGGATCTGTACCTCCAGCATGCTGACATCGGCATGGAAATTCATAATCGTCAGCGCCGAGCCGAAGAACAGCAGCAGCCAGACCAGCACGAACAGGGCTATAGAAGGTTTAGCAGCCGTAGAGGGACCTTCAATCTGTACAATGGTGCGGCCTTCGCCAATCGGTTGGATCTCCGCATCAGGGTACACTTCCTGAATCCGGGGAATGACGGTCAGCAGATCAACCAGAATCAGATTGCCGTCACTCTCCTTCGGCTGAAGCACAAGCAGTGTATACAGCGGCTCCCGCCACTCTTGATCAGTGATCAGATAAGCGACATCGCGCAGCAGCACCCCCTTGCCCTTGGGCACCGTCACCCGGTTCTTAAGCTGGATATAGACGGCTGGAGCCGGGGAATCAGTGTTCATCTGCGGGGCCTCCTTAAGCTCAGGTGTGAAGCTGTCCTACGGCAAGAATAAGGGTAGTATGGGAAAAAAGGCTTATTTTTACTCTTCCCCTCTGTAATTCATCGTGATTAAGCAGGACCAGCGAAACTTTTCCTGCCTCAGGGCCGTCTATAGTTACAGTTATTTACACAGAAGGGATGGAAGTTCATATGAGAAAAGCACTGCACCACTCCTTACGGATGGTTCTCTCTGCATCAATGCTTCTGGCATTCGCAGCACCGCTCACAGCACATGCAGCCGAGAAGATCGAGGTATACGATTCCTATACCAGCAAAAGCTCCAACGTACAGCTATATTCTGTGAGCCAATTGGACGGGAACCAGTTCATCAATGCCGTCATTGCCCGGCAGCCGGACGGAACGTATGCCAAATGGCCGGAGGCCTTTCAACATTTCTGGAAGTATGACAGCGGGAACTTACAGTTGACGGGGATGGATGATCCGGAGCAAGCCTATGTATACGATACGCAGAGCC is a window of Paenibacillus sp. FSL H3-0469 DNA encoding:
- a CDS encoding stage V sporulation protein AB; the protein is MTAPLSLGLHLLLGIAGGIAVGGGVIALFVVLDIIPRLAQLTSSYDKVHWYEGAMVGGSLLGTVSDFWNWKMAAGPLIELGVGLFNGIFIGMLAAALTEVLNVLPILAKRLHMTHLLLGLLMAMVCGKVAGSLFDWFVYQQ
- a CDS encoding stage V sporulation protein AA, which translates into the protein MNTDSPAPAVYIQLKNRVTVPKGKGVLLRDVAYLITDQEWREPLYTLLVLQPKESDGNLILVDLLTVIPRIQEVYPDAEIQPIGEGRTIVQIEGPSTAAKPSIALFVLVWLLLFFGSALTIMNFHADVSMLEVQIRIVEMLTGRRDEHPYLFQIAYSLGIGLGMVIFFNHLFKKKWNEEPTPLEVEMFLYQKNIDQYVINEEYRKMKRRSDEAPGSREGGA